The following are encoded together in the Streptomyces sp. NBC_01465 genome:
- a CDS encoding molybdopterin-dependent oxidoreductase, which produces MNDEPPTDRTETEGKPIGRRLLLATLGLGAAGVVAAPYLQNGLESFLSTASGKDPTGLTGLLPNGGGFRYYSVTGSVPHKTATTYRLTVNGLVDRPATYTLDSLKALPQTRLVRDVQCVTGWRVPGTPFEGVQLSRLLDAAGVRPGARAIRFTCFDGAYSESLTLEQARRPDVLVALRMQDKPVVHSHGGPVRLYVAPMYFYKSAKWLSGITVTSDVQRGYWEERGYDTDAWVGKSNGRGDAPTV; this is translated from the coding sequence GTGAACGATGAACCGCCCACCGACCGGACGGAGACCGAGGGAAAGCCCATCGGCCGCCGTCTGCTGCTCGCCACGCTCGGACTCGGCGCGGCCGGGGTCGTGGCGGCGCCGTACCTCCAGAACGGCCTGGAGTCCTTCCTCTCCACCGCCTCGGGCAAGGATCCGACGGGCCTCACCGGACTGCTGCCCAACGGCGGCGGCTTCCGCTATTACTCGGTGACCGGCTCCGTCCCCCACAAAACGGCCACCACCTACCGCCTCACGGTGAACGGCCTGGTCGACCGCCCCGCCACGTACACCCTCGACTCTCTGAAAGCCCTGCCCCAGACCCGACTGGTCCGCGACGTCCAGTGCGTCACCGGCTGGCGCGTCCCTGGCACGCCCTTCGAAGGCGTTCAGCTCTCCCGGCTCCTGGACGCGGCAGGGGTGCGCCCAGGAGCCCGGGCCATCCGCTTCACCTGCTTCGACGGTGCGTACAGCGAGAGTCTGACCCTCGAACAGGCCCGCAGGCCCGACGTGTTGGTGGCCCTGCGCATGCAGGACAAACCGGTGGTCCACTCCCACGGCGGCCCGGTCCGCCTCTACGTAGCACCCATGTACTTCTACAAATCGGCGAAATGGCTGTCCGGCATCACGGTGACCTCCGATGTCCAGCGCGGCTACTGGGAGGAACGCGGCTATGACACCGATGCCTGGGTCGGCAAGTCCAACGGACGAGGCGACGCCCCGACTGTCTGA
- a CDS encoding APC family permease yields MAPGSASTTETPEISTFKGQEQALRAGRLGTAGLLLSVLAASAPLMVVAGVMPTIFGPMGIVGQPLLYVILGVVLVLFSVGYAEMSRHVHNAGAFYAYIARGLGATAGAGASFVALIAYSAMQVGIYGMFGFEVSGLLQTYAHTEVAWWIPALAAVAVVAVLAWLKIDLNAKVLGVLLLIECALVVIFDFSAFASPAQEGISFHAFNPDTLTGAGLGTALCFCIAAFVGFEQAPVYAEETSRPQIVVRRVMFLAVGFVALFFALSSWAMTVAAGPSAIGEQSGKLGPGLLFALSETTLGKSFTDVLHVLFVTGMFAAMLSFHNVVARYAFAMGREGLLPASFGRTTSASGAPGTGSVLQTVISVVVVIAFAAVDDKPAGDPTVPVLHLFTWMGNIGALGIIVLMAGASIAVIAFFVRRGAAAAQAWRLIAAALSCVALIVIAVYTVKDFDVLVGAGPGSALSWILPAIVGVALVGGLLYGLVLRRARPEVHARIGLGNEAFQLDKAAEEM; encoded by the coding sequence ATGGCGCCGGGCAGTGCGAGCACCACCGAGACCCCTGAGATCAGCACGTTCAAAGGACAGGAACAGGCCCTGCGCGCAGGCCGCCTGGGCACCGCGGGGCTGCTCCTCTCCGTCCTCGCCGCCAGCGCGCCGCTGATGGTGGTGGCCGGGGTGATGCCCACCATCTTCGGCCCGATGGGCATCGTCGGCCAGCCGCTCCTCTACGTCATCCTCGGCGTGGTCCTGGTCCTCTTCAGCGTCGGCTACGCGGAGATGAGCCGCCACGTCCACAACGCGGGCGCGTTCTACGCGTACATCGCCCGCGGCCTCGGCGCCACCGCCGGGGCGGGCGCCTCCTTCGTCGCCCTGATCGCCTACAGCGCCATGCAGGTCGGCATCTACGGCATGTTCGGCTTCGAGGTCTCCGGCCTCCTCCAGACGTACGCGCACACCGAAGTCGCCTGGTGGATACCGGCGTTGGCGGCCGTCGCGGTCGTCGCCGTACTGGCCTGGCTGAAGATCGACCTCAACGCCAAGGTCCTCGGCGTGCTCCTCCTCATCGAGTGCGCCCTGGTCGTCATCTTCGACTTCTCCGCCTTCGCCTCCCCGGCCCAGGAGGGCATCTCCTTCCACGCCTTCAACCCCGACACCCTCACCGGCGCGGGCCTCGGCACCGCACTCTGCTTCTGCATCGCCGCCTTCGTCGGCTTCGAACAGGCACCGGTGTACGCGGAGGAGACCAGCCGCCCCCAGATCGTCGTCCGCCGCGTGATGTTCCTCGCCGTCGGCTTCGTCGCGCTGTTCTTCGCCCTCAGCTCCTGGGCGATGACCGTGGCGGCGGGCCCGTCCGCGATCGGCGAGCAGTCGGGCAAGCTCGGTCCCGGACTCCTCTTCGCCCTCAGCGAGACGACCCTCGGCAAGTCCTTCACCGACGTCCTCCATGTCCTGTTCGTGACGGGCATGTTCGCGGCGATGCTCAGCTTCCACAACGTCGTCGCCCGGTACGCCTTCGCCATGGGCCGCGAGGGTCTGCTGCCCGCGTCCTTCGGCCGTACGACCAGCGCGAGCGGCGCCCCCGGCACCGGATCCGTCCTGCAGACCGTCATCTCGGTGGTCGTCGTGATCGCCTTCGCCGCCGTCGACGACAAGCCGGCGGGCGACCCCACGGTCCCCGTCCTGCACCTCTTCACCTGGATGGGCAACATCGGCGCGCTCGGCATCATCGTGCTCATGGCGGGCGCCTCGATCGCCGTGATCGCCTTCTTCGTACGGCGCGGAGCGGCCGCGGCCCAGGCCTGGCGACTGATCGCCGCCGCCCTGTCCTGCGTCGCACTGATCGTGATCGCCGTCTACACGGTCAAGGACTTCGACGTCCTCGTCGGCGCGGGCCCCGGATCAGCCCTGAGCTGGATCCTCCCGGCGATCGTCGGCGTCGCACTGGTCGGCGGCCTGCTCTACGGACTCGTCCTGCGCAGGGCCAGGCCCGAGGTCCACGCCCGCATCGGACTCGGCAACGAAGCCTTCCAGCTGGACAAGGCCGCCGAAGAGATGTGA
- a CDS encoding cytochrome b/b6 domain-containing protein — protein MPGSASPTDEATPRLSDDVRRFARPVRWVHRTTAGLMLLCIATAACLYIPQLAELVGRRYLVVTIHEWSGLLLPVPVLLGLASRALRADLGRLNRFAPYDMHWLRSVLRRDGARREAAKFNAGQKVYASWIAGATLVMLGTGLLMWFTHLTPLVWRTSATFVHDWLALTAGIVIAGHVGMALADPEARRGMRTGRVSRAWADREHPRWKGE, from the coding sequence ATGCCTGGGTCGGCAAGTCCAACGGACGAGGCGACGCCCCGACTGTCTGACGACGTACGCCGCTTCGCACGGCCCGTGCGCTGGGTCCACCGCACAACAGCGGGCCTGATGCTCCTGTGCATCGCCACGGCCGCCTGCCTCTACATCCCGCAGCTCGCCGAACTGGTCGGCCGCCGCTACCTGGTGGTCACGATCCACGAATGGTCGGGCCTGCTGCTCCCCGTCCCCGTCCTCCTCGGTCTGGCCTCGCGCGCACTCCGCGCCGACCTCGGCCGCCTGAACCGCTTCGCCCCGTACGACATGCACTGGCTGCGCTCCGTCCTGCGCCGCGACGGCGCCCGCCGCGAGGCGGCCAAGTTCAACGCGGGCCAGAAGGTCTACGCGTCCTGGATCGCGGGCGCGACCCTGGTGATGCTGGGCACGGGCCTGCTGATGTGGTTCACCCACCTCACCCCCCTGGTGTGGCGTACGAGCGCGACGTTCGTCCACGACTGGCTGGCGCTGACGGCGGGCATCGTGATCGCGGGCCATGTGGGCATGGCCCTGGCGGACCCGGAGGCGCGGCGGGGGATGCGGACGGGACGGGTGAGCCGGGCCTGGGCGGATCGCGAACACCCCCGGTGGAAGGGCGAGTAG
- a CDS encoding MaoC family dehydratase has translation MSLTVNGIEELKKLSGSELGTSSWITVTQERIDTFADATDDHQWIHVDAERAATGPFGATIAHGYLTLSLFIPMFTELLDVQGVTTKVNYGLNKVRFPAPVTVGSRLRLTAKLAEVTDVPGGVQITVAGAVEIEGGAKPAAVLESVSRFYV, from the coding sequence ATGTCCCTCACCGTCAACGGCATCGAAGAACTCAAGAAGCTGTCCGGCAGCGAGCTCGGCACCAGCTCCTGGATCACCGTCACCCAGGAGCGGATCGACACCTTCGCCGATGCGACCGACGACCACCAGTGGATCCACGTCGACGCCGAACGCGCCGCGACCGGTCCCTTCGGCGCCACGATCGCGCACGGCTATCTCACGCTGTCGCTCTTCATCCCGATGTTCACCGAGCTCCTGGATGTCCAGGGGGTCACCACCAAGGTCAACTACGGCCTCAACAAGGTGCGTTTCCCGGCCCCCGTCACGGTCGGCTCCCGGCTGCGCCTGACGGCGAAGCTGGCCGAGGTCACCGATGTTCCGGGCGGGGTGCAGATCACGGTCGCCGGGGCGGTCGAGATCGAGGGCGGGGCCAAGCCGGCCGCCGTACTGGAGAGCGTGTCGCGCTTCTACGTCTGA